DNA from Methanosphaera sp. WGK6:
TAATTAAACTAGTTCGTGTTAGTTTAAGATTTCATTATATGGTTCTTTTTTTATTATTTTCTTTTTTATTATTTTATCAATACCTGTTCCATATTGTGCTGCCTTTTTGGGTCTGTATGCTATTTCTTTGGGTACTCCTAATTCATAAGCTACATCTCTAAGTATATGTTTTCTTATACTATCATCTTCAGAATCAAGTAGGTAGTCTATTGGCATTTTTAATGCCGTGTCAATTACATTTTTATCAAGAAATGGTACTCTTAATTCTACTGAATTACTCATAGTAGCTTTATCATCACGTTCTAAATTAACATCATAAATATTATTCAAATCATGATCTAATTCAATGAGGAGTTCTTTTGGTTGATTATATTTCCTTTTATATCTATTATATCCTGCAAATAATTCATCTGCTCCTTGACCTGATAAAATTACTTTATGATTATCTTCTCTTGCTAATTGGGATGTTAATTTAATTATCATTCCCACTCCTATTTTCATAAGATTTGTATCTTCTATTGTTTTTATTGTAGGACAAAATGATTCTTCAATAATATCCTTATTAATTATTCTTGTTTTGAGAGGTAAATCTATATCCTTTGCAACTTTTTTAGCATATTTTAAATCTTGACTATTTTCAGTTCCTATAGTATATAATGTAACGTTAACTCCTAATTGTTTAAGTAAAATTGCAATAAGAGTACTATCAACTCCTGCTGAAAATAATAATGCTACATTATCTAATTTATGTACTCTTTTTGAAACTGATTCTTTTATTACTTTTTTAAGAGTATTTTTTGCAGTTTCATAATCTTTAAAATAATTGCCATGTACTTTTTCTTTTCTTATTTCTATAATTTCATCATTGAATATCATACATGTTGGTTTTAAATTTCTTACATTTGTCAAACCTATCTTTTTTAATGCCTTTTGTTCTGAAGCAAAAGCAAAACAATTATCATTTATTGCATAATAGATAGGTTTAACACCAACATCATCACGTATAACAATATAATCAGAACCATCAGTTATACAGAAAGCATAATCTCCGTCAAATAAATTTATTGATTTTAAAACAGCTTCTTTAAGATTACCTTTATAATTATATTCAATAATTTTCAAAATTACTTCACAATCAGATCCTGTTCTTAAATCATTAATATCATATTGGTTAATTAATATTTCATAATTATATAATTCTGCATTTGAAATTAAAACTAAATTATTTGAAAATAAGGGTTGCAATTCATTTATTCCTACTATTGATAATAAATTATGACCTAACATAAAATTTGAATCAATTGCATCATATATATCATCATTTAAATAAATTTTATTAACTGAATAAATTCCTTGTCCATCAGGCCCTCTATGAGATAAAACACTCATCATTTCTAGTAATTGAGTTTTAACATTTTGTCCGTTAATTCCTACTATTGAACACATAAAATAATACCATGAAAATTATTATAAAAAAAAGATTAAAATGGAGATTAAGAATAGTCATATTAGAGTACTATATAGTTTAATAACATAATCCAAACTACCATCCACATGAAATAAAATGGTAAAATACCATTCATTATCCATGAACCTAATGATATTTTTTCTCGACCATACTTACTTTCTGCTATTTTTCCTAATAAATATACTATTACAACTGAGATTATAACTCCTATAAATTCATTTGTGATAGGTAAAATTCCTTTAACACTAAATAAATAAGATATTATTCCAGCTACAATTCCTCCAATGATATGTTCATAAGACATTATTGTTACTTCATCCATTATATCAACTATCTTAAAATTTTATTTCCCTTACATTAAATATTATATTAAATATATTTATAATATTACTAATATATTTTTTCTATAATTTTCTCAAAAAAATGAATAGTACTAATTATACTCCATCATTGAGATATTTATTATATAATTCCATATATTCTTCAGCCATTTCTTTAGTAGTTTTAAATTTAATTGATGGTATTTGTTTTACTACATTATTATATTTATCAGAATCATTTACTATTTCTAATATGTTAGTGTATGCTTCTTTAGGATTAGATGATATTAAAAATCCTCCACCATCTCGTTTAATTCTTTCACCTAAAGCTCCAATATCCATTGCAAGAATAGGAATTCCACAACCTAATGATTCTGTCATTGTATGACAATATGTTTCAGGCCATATTGAAAAGATACCAATGAATTGTGGTTTTATTTCATGAACTAATTTACAAAACTCACTTCGTTTATAAGGCCCATGAACTATACCAATTTCTTCAAGACAATAATTAGAATCCATATTACCTAAAAAATGGAATTCTAATTTATTTTCCACATCATATTTTTTCACTGCTTTTATAAATGAAGCTCCTTTACTTGTACTTATATTTCCTGGAAATACTATTCTTATGACTTTATCATCTATTGTGGCTATATTATCCATATTAGATGGTGTTTTAATATCTCTTCC
Protein-coding regions in this window:
- a CDS encoding DUF5379 family protein, coding for MDEVTIMSYEHIIGGIVAGIISYLFSVKGILPITNEFIGVIISVVIVYLLGKIAESKYGREKISLGSWIMNGILPFYFMWMVVWIMLLNYIVL
- a CDS encoding asparagine synthetase B codes for the protein MCSIVGINGQNVKTQLLEMMSVLSHRGPDGQGIYSVNKIYLNDDIYDAIDSNFMLGHNLLSIVGINELQPLFSNNLVLISNAELYNYEILINQYDINDLRTGSDCEVILKIIEYNYKGNLKEAVLKSINLFDGDYAFCITDGSDYIVIRDDVGVKPIYYAINDNCFAFASEQKALKKIGLTNVRNLKPTCMIFNDEIIEIRKEKVHGNYFKDYETAKNTLKKVIKESVSKRVHKLDNVALLFSAGVDSTLIAILLKQLGVNVTLYTIGTENSQDLKYAKKVAKDIDLPLKTRIINKDIIEESFCPTIKTIEDTNLMKIGVGMIIKLTSQLAREDNHKVILSGQGADELFAGYNRYKRKYNQPKELLIELDHDLNNIYDVNLERDDKATMSNSVELRVPFLDKNVIDTALKMPIDYLLDSEDDSIRKHILRDVAYELGVPKEIAYRPKKAAQYGTGIDKIIKKKIIKKEPYNEILN